In the Ipomoea triloba cultivar NCNSP0323 chromosome 6, ASM357664v1 genome, one interval contains:
- the LOC116021861 gene encoding 60S ribosomal protein L7a-1-like isoform X1, with translation MLLKYRPEDKAAKKERLLKRAQAESEGKTPELKKPIVVKYGLKHVTYLIEQNKAQLVVIAHDVDPIELVVWLPALCRKMEIPYCIVKGKARLGSFVHKKTASVLCLTSVKNEDKLEFSKILEAIKANFNDKYEENRKKWGGGIMGSKSQARTKAKERVLQKEAAQRMS, from the exons ATGCTTCTCAAGTACAGGCCTGAGGATAAGGCTGCTAAGAAGGAACGTCTTTTGAAAAGGGCCCAAGCTGAAAGTGAGGGAAAGACCCCTGAACTCAAGAAACCTATTGTTGTTAAGTATGGGCTCAAGCATGTCACTTACCTCATTGAGCAG AATAAAGCCCAATTGGTGGTTATTGCTCATGATGTAGACCCAATTGAGCTGGTTGTCTGGCTTCCAGCTTTGTGCAGGAAGATGGAAATTCCCTACTGCATTGTGAAGGGAAAAGCAAGATTGGGTTCC TTTGTCCACAAGAAGACTGCATCAGTTTTGTGCTTGACCTCAGTGAAGAATGAGGATAAGTTGGAATTCTCTAAGATTTTGGAGGCTATTAAG GCCAACTTCAATGACAAATATGAAGAGAATCGCAAAAAGTGGGGAGGTGGAATCATGGGGTCTAAATCCCAAGCTAGGACAAAGGCCAAGGAAAGGGTTCTTCAAAAGGAGGCAGCTCAGAGGATGTCTTAA